The proteins below come from a single Triticum aestivum cultivar Chinese Spring chromosome 5D, IWGSC CS RefSeq v2.1, whole genome shotgun sequence genomic window:
- the LOC123123437 gene encoding B2 protein, whose product MAMEGYDREFWQFGDQLRLQTASFSGLSLGDSIWSPADAAPRARNADLFSPSPAPDNNNAAKMNGNGLNGPGLIGSGKLAFGATTTSKADRYNNVSLPAAADANAKPYGNANGLYGAKPNNATNNGFGLNKMAAGGGGYGNFNGGNDGVKSYFNKSIGRPASNNSSNNNFSGYGGKKGAADGKKKHAKNERGDNNHGAASEKRFKTLPASEALPRNEPIGGYIFVCNNDTMEENLKRQLFGLPSRYRDSVRAIRPGLPLFLYNYSTHQLHGIFEAASFGGANIDPAAWEDKKCNGESRFPAQVRVATRKICDPLEEDAFRPILHHYDGPKFRLELSITEALSLLDIFEDKDD is encoded by the exons ATGGCGATGGAGGGCTACGACCGCGAGTTCTGGCAGTTCGGCGACCAGCTGCGGCTCCAGACGGCCAGCTTCTCCGGCCTCTCCCTCGGCGACTCCATCTGGTCccccgccgacgccgccccccgCGCCCGCAACGCCGACCTCTTCTCCCCCTCCCCGGCGCCCGACAACAACAACGCCGCCAAGATGAACGGCAACGGCCTCAACGGGCCCGGCCTCATCGGGTCCGGCAAGCTCGCCttcggcgccaccaccaccagcaAGGCCGACCGCTACAACAACGtcagcctccccgccgccgccgacgccaacgCCAAGCCCTACGGCAACGCCAACGGCCTATACGGTGCCAAGCCCAACAACGCCACCAACAACGGCTTCGGGCTCAACAagatggctgccggcggcgggggctACGGCAACTTcaacggcggcaacgacggggtgAAGAGCTACTTCAACAAGTCCATCGGCAGGCCGgccagcaacaacagcagcaacaacaacttcaGCGGCTACGGCGGCAAGAAGGGCGCTGCCGACGGCAAGAAGAAGCACGCCAAGAACGAGCGAGGGGACAACAACCATGGCGCGGCCTCGGAGAAGCGGTTCAAGacgctgccggcgtccgaggcgcTGCCCCGGAACGAGCCCATCGGCGGCTACATCTTCGTCTGCAACAACGACACCATGGAGGAGAACCTCAAGAGGCAGCTCTTCG GGTTGCCATCCAGATACAGAGATTCAGTGAGGGCGATCAGGCCGGGGCTGCCCCTCTTCCTCTACAACTACTCCACCCATCAGCTCCACGGCATCTTCGAG GCTGCGAGCTTTGGCGGAGCGAACATCGACCCGGCGGCGTGGGAGGACAAGAAGTGCAACGGCGAGTCTCGCTTCCCTGCACAG GTGCGGGTGGCTACAAGGAAGATCTGCGACCCGCTGGAGGAGGACGCCTTCCGCCCGATCCTGCACCACTACGACGGGCCCAAGTTCCGGCTGGAGCTCAGCATCACCGAGGCTCTCTCCCTTCTCGATATATTTGAAGACAAGGACGATTGA